Proteins encoded within one genomic window of Amorphoplanes friuliensis DSM 7358:
- the trxA gene encoding thioredoxin has translation MGATKAVTDATFVTDVLQSDKPVLVDFWAEWCAPCKKVDPLLAEIATEMGDKVQIVKVNIDENPETARAYRVMSVPTLTMFKGGEAVNSVAGAKPKGALVNFIESAL, from the coding sequence TCACCGACGCGACTTTCGTCACCGACGTGCTGCAGTCCGACAAGCCGGTTCTGGTGGACTTCTGGGCCGAGTGGTGCGCCCCCTGTAAAAAGGTGGACCCGCTGCTCGCCGAGATCGCCACCGAAATGGGCGACAAGGTGCAGATCGTCAAGGTCAACATCGACGAGAACCCGGAGACCGCCCGCGCCTACCGGGTGATGTCCGTGCCGACGCTGACCATGTTCAAGGGCGGCGAGGCGGTCAACTCCGTCGCCGGCGCCAAGCCCAAGGGTGCCCTGGTGAACTTCATCGAGTCGGCGCTCTGA